In Prosthecobacter sp. SYSU 5D2, the following proteins share a genomic window:
- a CDS encoding PmoA family protein, with amino-acid sequence MKTFFLTFIALGGFAVAGQFTVTESDTEIVIKNGPTPVLTYHKGDVLPPPEADPAYIRSGFIHPLHTPMGGVVTGIHPDDHYHHLGLWHAWVKGEHEGKPVDFWNLADKTGRVRFSKVISVSNDTAKPGLVVEQEAVRYRDGKGGDPVVVLREELSVTVQEVDGAYELDYDYAQTNVTEQPLVLPAYRYGGGLAYRAPLDWNKVNSDYRTSEGKTREDSHLTRARWIEMHGPTSQGKASVTVLCHPKNHDAPQRLRTWDNGKVFLNYVPIQETDWEIPAGKTVTHRYRMVLADGETTAEDLNNRWKRYAEE; translated from the coding sequence ATGAAGACATTTTTCCTCACTTTTATCGCTTTGGGTGGTTTTGCGGTGGCCGGACAGTTCACGGTGACCGAATCCGACACCGAAATCGTTATCAAAAACGGTCCCACACCTGTCCTGACGTATCACAAAGGGGACGTTCTGCCCCCACCAGAGGCCGACCCAGCCTATATAAGGAGCGGTTTTATCCACCCGCTGCACACCCCAATGGGGGGCGTGGTGACGGGAATCCACCCGGATGACCATTATCATCATCTGGGCCTATGGCATGCTTGGGTGAAGGGGGAGCACGAAGGCAAGCCGGTGGATTTTTGGAATCTGGCGGACAAAACCGGGCGTGTGCGCTTTTCCAAAGTGATCTCTGTTTCCAATGACACGGCCAAACCGGGGCTCGTGGTGGAGCAGGAAGCGGTAAGATATCGCGATGGTAAAGGTGGCGATCCTGTGGTGGTGCTGCGGGAGGAGCTGTCCGTGACTGTGCAGGAGGTGGATGGGGCCTATGAGCTGGATTATGACTATGCGCAGACGAACGTGACGGAGCAGCCGCTGGTGCTGCCGGCCTATCGTTATGGTGGCGGTCTGGCGTATCGGGCGCCGCTGGACTGGAACAAGGTCAACAGTGATTACCGTACCAGTGAGGGCAAAACGCGGGAGGACAGCCACTTGACACGTGCGCGCTGGATTGAAATGCACGGGCCGACGAGCCAGGGCAAGGCGAGCGTGACGGTGCTGTGCCACCCGAAGAACCACGATGCGCCGCAAAGGCTGCGCACCTGGGACAACGGGAAGGTCTTTTTGAATTATGTGCCTATCCAGGAAACGGACTGGGAGATCCCGGCGGGCAAAACGGTGACGCATCGTTACCGGATGGTGCTCGCGGATGGGGAGACGACGGCGGAGGATTTGAATAACCGGTGGAAGAGATATGCGGAGGAGTGA
- a CDS encoding SDR family oxidoreductase has protein sequence MSQPHAFDLTGRTAFVSGTSRGLGERFALTLAKAGADLIISSRTMASLKEMEKQVTDMGRKCLSLELDVRSLESITAAVAAAKDQVEKIDILVNNAGCNVRKPATEITWDDWNLVVDTNLRGTFFLAQQVAKEFMIPAGYGRIINIGSVTCVAGYAGLAPYGASRGGVKQMTMSLAHDWGKDGVTVNVLAPGWFKTSQNRVMYEDAGWVEYLTERIPLGRPGAMDDLEGPLLFLASEESRYVTGQTLLVDGGISVGATRALPKK, from the coding sequence ATGAGCCAACCACATGCTTTTGACCTGACGGGCCGCACGGCGTTTGTTTCCGGAACTTCACGCGGACTGGGGGAGCGGTTTGCGCTGACCCTGGCCAAGGCGGGAGCGGACCTGATCATTTCCAGCCGTACGATGGCCTCTCTTAAAGAGATGGAAAAACAGGTGACGGACATGGGCCGCAAGTGCCTGAGCCTGGAGCTGGATGTGCGCAGCCTGGAAAGCATCACGGCGGCGGTGGCGGCGGCGAAGGACCAGGTGGAGAAGATTGACATCCTGGTGAACAACGCGGGCTGCAATGTGCGCAAGCCGGCCACGGAGATCACCTGGGATGACTGGAACCTGGTGGTGGATACGAACCTGCGCGGCACGTTTTTCCTGGCGCAGCAGGTGGCGAAGGAATTCATGATCCCGGCGGGCTACGGGCGCATCATTAACATTGGCTCCGTGACCTGCGTGGCCGGCTATGCGGGTCTGGCTCCTTATGGGGCGAGCCGTGGTGGGGTGAAACAGATGACGATGAGCCTGGCCCATGACTGGGGCAAAGACGGTGTCACGGTGAATGTGCTGGCACCGGGCTGGTTCAAGACTTCTCAAAACCGGGTGATGTATGAGGACGCCGGCTGGGTGGAATACCTGACGGAGCGCATCCCGCTGGGCCGCCCTGGGGCGATGGACGACCTGGAAGGGCCGCTGCTGTTCCTGGCCTCTGAAGAAAGCCGCTACGTCACCGGCCAGACCTTGCTGGTGGATGGCGGCATTTCCGTGGGAGCCACACGGGCGCTGCCGAAGAAGTGA
- the nadC gene encoding carboxylating nicotinate-nucleotide diphosphorylase, translated as MHATTLELILAAIAEDVGTGDVTAHYFVPAESTARAKIVAREPGVLAGVDVAERVFLEIEPRLEVKTLLQDGSAFQPGDVLMEISGPTRGLLTGERTALNFLQRLSGVATQARRYVEAVKPHPVQIWDTRKTTPGWRLLEKAAVKAGGGTNHRMGLYDHVMVKDNHLAAHGTLEELQSAIDRVREERPGTRIQLEADTLEQVANFLTLRGVEMLLLDNMGPAKLREAVAMNAGRLWLEASGGITLETIGGIAATGVNAISVGALTHSARALDLGLDFE; from the coding sequence ATGCACGCGACTACCCTCGAACTCATCCTTGCCGCCATCGCTGAAGATGTGGGCACCGGCGATGTCACCGCACACTATTTTGTGCCTGCGGAATCCACCGCCAGAGCGAAAATCGTGGCCCGTGAGCCGGGCGTGCTTGCGGGAGTGGATGTGGCGGAGCGGGTTTTCCTGGAGATCGAGCCACGTCTGGAGGTCAAGACGCTGCTGCAAGATGGAAGCGCTTTTCAGCCAGGGGATGTGCTGATGGAAATCTCCGGCCCGACTCGTGGCCTGCTAACTGGGGAACGTACGGCGCTGAATTTTCTGCAACGGCTGTCCGGTGTGGCCACGCAGGCCAGGCGCTATGTGGAGGCGGTAAAGCCGCACCCGGTGCAGATCTGGGACACGCGCAAGACGACTCCAGGCTGGCGTCTGTTAGAAAAAGCTGCCGTGAAGGCGGGTGGCGGCACCAATCATCGCATGGGGCTCTATGATCATGTGATGGTGAAGGACAACCACTTGGCCGCCCATGGAACATTGGAGGAATTGCAATCCGCCATTGACCGGGTGCGCGAAGAGCGGCCCGGCACACGCATCCAACTGGAGGCGGATACGCTGGAGCAGGTGGCGAATTTCCTGACTCTGCGTGGTGTGGAGATGCTGCTGCTGGACAACATGGGGCCTGCGAAACTGCGCGAGGCAGTGGCGATGAATGCGGGCAGGCTTTGGCTGGAGGCCAGCGGTGGCATCACGCTGGAGACCATCGGCGGCATTGCGGCGACGGGGGTGAATGCAATCTCCGTGGGCGCGCTGACTCACTCGGCACGGGCGCTGGATCTGGGGCTGGATTTTGAATGA
- a CDS encoding polymer-forming cytoskeletal protein, whose protein sequence is MHDPFITLSDAGFSTKGGAGSAGPGEWTPELIASLDWLRLAELVRAIAAHAGCELAGSRVLPDGALVFGMLEQPASAYPQRALVKISGWNEWGATPESVSRFAKEVSTASQTRGVLVAPAGFSASALMAAQAHRIEAVDATALCAVLKTLSPERSDLFYTIATTGAYTKPTCPICLDKLERVDTDAHDRAPAIQVISERGLYAGHVTCDLLDIAAGAEVEFLYPVQARAMRVCGQAMGDFSCDGTVTIEAGGTLDGRIAARSVNVLDGGELRGQFRILDGRGLKPFVTKPDRWHWSCRNLHGKEGCAAVLFEPHG, encoded by the coding sequence ATGCACGATCCCTTCATCACGCTCAGTGACGCCGGCTTCTCCACGAAGGGTGGAGCGGGCAGCGCCGGGCCTGGAGAATGGACACCGGAGCTCATCGCCAGTCTGGACTGGCTGCGCCTGGCGGAGCTGGTGCGGGCCATCGCCGCCCATGCGGGATGTGAGCTGGCGGGATCGCGGGTGCTGCCAGACGGGGCGCTGGTTTTTGGCATGCTGGAGCAGCCGGCCTCAGCGTATCCGCAGCGGGCATTGGTGAAAATTTCCGGATGGAATGAATGGGGGGCGACGCCGGAAAGCGTCTCCCGCTTCGCCAAAGAAGTGAGCACCGCCAGCCAGACACGCGGTGTGCTGGTGGCACCTGCGGGCTTCAGTGCCTCCGCCCTGATGGCGGCGCAGGCGCACCGGATCGAGGCCGTGGATGCCACCGCCCTGTGTGCGGTATTGAAAACGCTTTCGCCAGAGCGCAGCGACCTGTTTTATACCATCGCCACCACCGGCGCCTATACCAAACCCACCTGCCCCATATGCCTGGACAAGCTGGAGCGGGTGGATACGGATGCGCATGACCGCGCGCCTGCCATCCAGGTCATCTCGGAGCGCGGGCTATACGCCGGGCATGTGACCTGTGATTTGCTGGACATCGCCGCAGGAGCGGAAGTGGAGTTTTTATACCCGGTGCAGGCGCGGGCAATGCGTGTCTGCGGGCAGGCAATGGGGGACTTTTCCTGCGATGGCACAGTGACCATTGAGGCCGGTGGCACGCTGGACGGACGCATCGCCGCGCGGTCGGTGAATGTGCTGGATGGCGGCGAACTGCGAGGCCAGTTTCGCATCCTGGACGGCCGGGGCCTGAAGCCCTTTGTGACCAAACCGGACCGCTGGCACTGGAGTTGCCGCAATCTGCACGGCAAGGAGGGCTGCGCGGCGGTTTTGTTTGAACCGCACGGCTAA
- the mdoH gene encoding glucans biosynthesis glucosyltransferase MdoH — translation MSTTGASTANINLTAGMPPPRLARTRRATFFSFVGLGTIVGVWLMFVYLSEHGMRLAEWGLLAVFVPLYYQLNVGFWTALFGVWLMNRPQPDPLDLWRTLKPEDMEEDITASTAIIMPVFNEDVTRVFEGLRAIYLSLEQTGQSKNYDFFILSDSNQTSQWIEEETAWLELCRQLNAFGRIFYRKRRKPINRKSGNVSDFCRRWGKRYRYMLVLDADSLMSGGLLTSMVRIMEKNPGIGILQTFPKQIGAETLLGRVMQFSQALYGPPFMAGLDYWQCGEANFWGHNAIIRLEPFIKNCALPALPGKEPFGGHILSHDFVEAALMRKAGYAVRLLNTTRGSYEEGPPTLVDMLKRDRRWCQGNMQHFWLLFAKGWHPMSRLNFLHGILSYASSLLWFLFLAFSTFLAATRQPHDSPQSLLAEQLLLGVTIMLIFLPKVTILLDEVITGRLFKPLKRRLMTFLSSMADTVIFTLMAPVLMVFHSQFVVYTVLGKGVRWVTQRRKADNGVDWAEVFFTFWPVSVLSIVWATIGWFVSHTFLIWISPILIALFLVIPVALLVSGRNSGFRFGLFTTPEETDPPSVLAIMNENLQEIKGRIHLPPELEKHHGLLQVCLDPYVNGLHVSLLRRRKNIHVSRAYLDQLALRLIHEGPQCLNPQEIKAMIHDTETVTDLHYRLWSAREQELAPFWAIAIRQYNLAASSPFTHTLAQRETLAA, via the coding sequence ATGAGCACCACTGGGGCCAGCACGGCCAACATCAATCTGACTGCGGGCATGCCGCCGCCACGTCTGGCCCGAACACGCCGGGCGACGTTTTTCTCCTTTGTCGGCCTGGGCACCATCGTGGGTGTGTGGCTGATGTTTGTGTATCTTTCTGAGCACGGCATGAGGCTGGCGGAATGGGGCCTGCTGGCGGTGTTTGTGCCGCTTTATTACCAACTCAATGTCGGCTTCTGGACGGCGCTCTTTGGCGTCTGGCTGATGAACCGTCCCCAACCGGATCCGCTGGATCTCTGGCGCACGCTGAAGCCGGAGGACATGGAGGAGGACATCACCGCCAGCACGGCCATCATCATGCCGGTCTTCAATGAAGATGTGACGCGGGTGTTTGAGGGGCTGCGGGCCATCTACCTTTCCCTGGAGCAGACGGGCCAGTCAAAGAACTATGACTTTTTCATCCTGAGCGATTCCAACCAGACGAGCCAGTGGATCGAGGAAGAAACTGCCTGGCTGGAGCTGTGCCGCCAGCTCAATGCCTTTGGGCGCATCTTTTACCGCAAGCGCCGCAAGCCGATCAACCGCAAGAGCGGCAATGTGAGCGACTTCTGCCGCCGCTGGGGCAAGCGGTACCGCTACATGTTGGTGCTGGATGCGGACAGCCTGATGTCCGGCGGACTGCTCACCAGCATGGTGCGCATCATGGAGAAAAACCCCGGCATCGGCATCCTGCAGACGTTTCCGAAACAGATCGGCGCAGAGACGCTGCTGGGCCGCGTGATGCAGTTTTCCCAGGCGTTGTATGGACCCCCTTTCATGGCCGGGCTGGACTACTGGCAGTGCGGCGAGGCGAATTTCTGGGGGCACAATGCCATCATCCGCCTGGAGCCGTTCATCAAAAACTGCGCCCTGCCGGCCCTGCCTGGCAAGGAGCCCTTTGGCGGCCATATCCTGAGCCATGACTTTGTGGAAGCGGCCCTGATGCGCAAGGCCGGCTACGCCGTGCGGCTGCTGAACACCACACGGGGCAGCTATGAAGAAGGCCCGCCCACACTGGTGGACATGCTGAAACGTGACCGCCGCTGGTGCCAGGGGAACATGCAGCATTTCTGGCTGCTGTTTGCCAAAGGCTGGCACCCGATGAGCCGCCTGAACTTCCTGCACGGCATCCTCAGCTATGCCAGCAGCCTGCTCTGGTTTCTCTTCCTCGCCTTCTCTACCTTCCTGGCCGCCACCCGGCAGCCGCATGACAGCCCGCAGTCCCTGCTGGCAGAGCAACTTTTGTTAGGCGTGACCATCATGCTCATCTTCCTGCCCAAGGTGACCATCCTGCTGGATGAGGTCATCACAGGCCGTCTTTTCAAACCGCTGAAGCGCCGCCTCATGACCTTCCTCAGCAGCATGGCGGACACGGTGATCTTCACGCTGATGGCTCCGGTGCTGATGGTCTTCCACTCGCAGTTTGTCGTCTATACCGTGCTGGGAAAAGGCGTTCGCTGGGTTACCCAGCGGCGCAAGGCGGACAATGGCGTGGACTGGGCGGAGGTGTTTTTCACCTTCTGGCCGGTGAGCGTGCTCTCCATCGTTTGGGCGACCATCGGATGGTTTGTCTCGCACACCTTCCTCATCTGGATCAGCCCCATTCTGATTGCACTCTTTCTGGTCATTCCTGTGGCGCTGCTGGTCTCGGGCAGAAACTCCGGTTTCCGTTTCGGACTCTTCACCACGCCGGAGGAGACGGACCCGCCGAGTGTGCTGGCCATCATGAATGAAAACCTTCAGGAGATCAAAGGCCGCATCCACCTGCCGCCGGAGCTTGAGAAGCATCACGGCCTGCTTCAGGTCTGCCTGGACCCATATGTCAACGGCCTGCACGTCAGCCTGCTGCGGCGGCGCAAAAACATCCACGTCTCCCGTGCGTATCTGGACCAGCTGGCCCTGCGTCTGATCCACGAAGGCCCGCAGTGCCTGAATCCGCAGGAGATCAAAGCCATGATCCACGATACGGAGACCGTCACGGATCTGCATTACCGCCTATGGTCCGCTCGGGAGCAGGAGCTGGCGCCTTTCTGGGCCATCGCCATCCGCCAGTACAATCTCGCCGCATCCAGCCCCTTTACTCATACTCTGGCCCAAAGGGAGACGCTGGCGGCCTAG
- a CDS encoding TIGR03885 family FMN-dependent LLM class oxidoreductase, with amino-acid sequence MPSSNLTNSSSGPKLCYHASHEQFSPSELITWVQRAEKAGFNGFFSSDHFHPWSEAQGQAGFSWSWMGAAFQATSIPGAMICCPGYRYHPAVVAQAAATLAEMNEGRYWLAIGSGEAINERMTGLPWPAKDLRNARLRECADVIRALWKGEMVTHRGLVHVEEAKLYTLPKTTPLLIGAAIGEKTAEWLGGWADGLLTTSRPRDELKKMVEAFHRGGGEGKPLFLKSGLSYAVTKEKARLQAHQQWRSVAFAPDLLAELRTPGEFDAAGKHVRPEDMDEMIRISDSLEEHAAWIQDDLDAGFTQVVLHNIGTNQDEFIDTFGSKVLPQFL; translated from the coding sequence ATGCCTTCCTCAAATCTCACCAACTCTTCATCCGGCCCCAAGCTCTGTTACCATGCATCTCATGAGCAGTTCAGTCCTAGCGAGCTGATCACATGGGTGCAGCGGGCTGAAAAGGCAGGCTTTAATGGATTTTTCAGCTCCGACCATTTTCATCCCTGGAGCGAGGCGCAGGGGCAGGCCGGTTTTTCGTGGTCATGGATGGGGGCGGCTTTCCAGGCGACTTCCATCCCCGGTGCTATGATCTGCTGTCCGGGGTATCGTTATCATCCTGCGGTGGTGGCCCAGGCGGCCGCCACGCTGGCGGAGATGAATGAAGGCCGCTACTGGCTGGCCATCGGCAGCGGCGAAGCCATCAATGAACGGATGACCGGCCTGCCCTGGCCGGCGAAAGATCTCCGTAACGCACGCCTGCGGGAATGCGCGGACGTGATCCGCGCCCTGTGGAAGGGTGAAATGGTCACCCATCGCGGTCTCGTCCATGTGGAAGAAGCAAAGCTTTACACATTGCCCAAAACCACACCTCTCTTGATCGGCGCTGCCATTGGCGAAAAAACGGCTGAATGGCTCGGTGGCTGGGCGGATGGACTGCTCACCACCTCCCGGCCAAGAGATGAACTGAAGAAGATGGTGGAGGCCTTTCATCGTGGTGGAGGCGAGGGCAAGCCGCTCTTTCTCAAAAGTGGCCTGTCCTACGCGGTGACGAAGGAAAAGGCCCGCCTCCAGGCTCATCAGCAGTGGCGCAGCGTCGCCTTTGCACCCGATCTCCTGGCGGAGCTGCGCACGCCAGGTGAATTCGATGCCGCAGGCAAACATGTGCGCCCGGAGGACATGGACGAAATGATCCGGATCTCCGACAGTCTGGAAGAACACGCCGCCTGGATCCAGGATGATCTGGACGCCGGGTTCACGCAGGTCGTCCTGCATAACATTGGCACCAATCAGGACGAGTTCATTGACACCTTTGGCAGCAAGGTGCTGCCGCAGTTTCTCTGA
- a CDS encoding alpha-amylase family glycosyl hydrolase: protein MNAPDLDPAGFKSFSPADIEFRREVIYFIVLDRFHDGNPDNLAGDSKLNDPTQEDWDKYWGGDLQGVLDKLDYLQETGVTAIWLTPLFEQVEGLEDDKCRAPIHGYWTRDFKRINARWLNDPGEASLFQCKDTLFDRLLAELHRRGMKFVLDVVCNHSSPATSDGKGKLYDDGKLVADHGNDVDHWYHHYGKVTDWEDEWQIQNQDVGGLATFNENNIRFRRYIKESIKLWLSRGVDALRVDTVKHMPLWFWQEFTTDMHTFKPETFVFGEWINSHPDNERSMEYANEDGMNILDFGLCQAIRDCLAKRKEEGFHLVQEILDKDGRYRSASEMVTFIENHDMPRFQTLNADQEYLHLALVLLLTVRGIPCVYYGCEQYLYSNLGGGEDPYNRPMMKDWGQTQARHIIATLSHERRCNPALQWGGVWPKLVEKDVYVFLRRYRDSRCLVILNRGGSRDITVKDVELPDGHYECLLTGRKMEIANGMLSLRLCGMDALAIALRGETCKAHTIVHVQVHGIPTRPGERVAVVGDCPELGEWDLEHMQYLECINDQTWFGEVVFEESAGKPIAYKYVVLKPETVDAARRENRTPRRRKVPEDGAGKWRDRWQR from the coding sequence ATGAACGCACCCGACCTGGACCCTGCTGGTTTTAAATCCTTTTCTCCGGCGGATATCGAGTTCCGCCGCGAGGTCATTTATTTTATTGTTCTGGACCGTTTTCACGACGGCAATCCTGATAACCTGGCCGGAGACAGCAAGCTGAACGACCCTACCCAGGAGGACTGGGACAAATACTGGGGCGGGGATCTGCAAGGGGTGCTGGACAAGCTGGACTACCTTCAGGAAACAGGTGTCACGGCCATCTGGCTGACGCCGCTGTTTGAGCAGGTGGAAGGCCTGGAGGATGACAAGTGCCGGGCTCCCATCCACGGTTACTGGACACGCGACTTCAAGCGCATCAATGCCCGCTGGCTGAATGATCCGGGTGAAGCGTCGTTGTTCCAATGCAAGGACACGCTTTTTGACCGGTTGCTGGCGGAACTGCACAGGAGGGGCATGAAGTTTGTCCTGGATGTGGTGTGCAATCACAGCTCTCCAGCGACGAGTGACGGCAAGGGCAAGCTCTACGATGACGGCAAGCTGGTGGCCGACCATGGCAATGACGTGGACCACTGGTATCACCATTACGGCAAGGTGACTGACTGGGAGGACGAGTGGCAGATTCAAAACCAGGATGTCGGCGGCCTGGCGACCTTTAACGAGAACAACATCCGTTTCCGTCGTTACATCAAGGAGTCCATCAAACTGTGGCTCAGCCGGGGAGTGGATGCGCTGCGGGTGGATACGGTCAAGCACATGCCGCTGTGGTTCTGGCAGGAGTTCACCACGGACATGCATACTTTCAAACCGGAGACTTTTGTCTTTGGCGAGTGGATCAACAGCCACCCGGACAATGAGCGGTCCATGGAGTATGCCAATGAGGACGGCATGAACATCCTGGACTTCGGCCTGTGCCAGGCCATCCGCGACTGCCTGGCCAAGCGCAAAGAGGAAGGCTTCCACCTGGTGCAGGAAATCCTGGACAAAGATGGCCGGTATCGAAGTGCCAGCGAGATGGTGACCTTCATCGAGAATCATGACATGCCGCGTTTTCAGACGCTGAATGCTGACCAAGAGTATTTGCATCTGGCGCTGGTGCTGCTGCTGACGGTGCGAGGCATCCCTTGTGTCTATTATGGCTGTGAGCAGTATCTGTATTCCAATCTGGGCGGCGGCGAAGACCCCTATAACCGGCCCATGATGAAGGACTGGGGGCAGACGCAAGCCCGCCATATCATTGCCACTCTCAGCCATGAAAGAAGATGCAATCCCGCCCTGCAATGGGGCGGTGTGTGGCCCAAGCTGGTGGAAAAGGACGTGTATGTGTTTTTGCGCCGCTACCGGGATTCCCGCTGCCTGGTCATACTGAACCGGGGTGGCTCCCGCGACATCACGGTCAAGGATGTGGAATTGCCAGACGGTCATTATGAGTGCTTGCTGACCGGGCGGAAAATGGAAATTGCCAATGGGATGCTGAGCCTCCGTTTGTGCGGTATGGATGCTCTGGCGATTGCCTTGCGCGGAGAGACCTGTAAAGCGCACACCATTGTCCATGTGCAGGTGCATGGCATCCCGACAAGACCCGGTGAACGGGTGGCCGTTGTCGGTGACTGCCCGGAATTAGGCGAATGGGACCTGGAGCACATGCAATACCTGGAGTGCATCAATGACCAGACATGGTTCGGCGAGGTGGTCTTCGAGGAATCCGCAGGCAAACCTATCGCCTACAAATATGTAGTGCTGAAACCCGAAACGGTGGATGCCGCCAGGCGTGAAAACCGTACCCCACGCCGCCGCAAGGTGCCTGAGGATGGGGCTGGCAAATGGCGCGACCGTTGGCAGCGGTAG
- a CDS encoding TlpA disulfide reductase family protein produces the protein MKAIYTAFLLLVTAATVQAASPEDFTVQSATGKGSFSLKEAKGKYVALHFLLKTECPICQRFTQDVITKAPTLPNVVQVFLKPDTEAEIQDWAKDLPAEELAKYPIYRDEDARLAKAFGIPDDYAFHGLVVHYPALILIGPDGKEVFRYIGKSNKDRFTFEQLAEKVAELSKR, from the coding sequence ATGAAAGCCATCTACACTGCCTTCCTCCTCCTCGTCACCGCCGCCACCGTTCAGGCGGCATCGCCAGAAGACTTCACTGTCCAGTCCGCTACAGGTAAAGGTTCATTCTCCCTGAAGGAGGCCAAAGGCAAATACGTCGCCCTCCACTTTTTGCTGAAAACGGAGTGCCCCATCTGCCAGCGTTTCACCCAGGATGTGATCACCAAGGCTCCCACGCTGCCCAATGTGGTGCAGGTGTTTTTGAAGCCTGATACCGAGGCGGAGATCCAGGATTGGGCCAAGGATCTGCCGGCTGAAGAACTGGCCAAATACCCCATTTACCGCGACGAGGACGCCCGGCTGGCCAAGGCCTTTGGCATTCCTGATGATTATGCTTTCCACGGTCTGGTGGTGCATTACCCGGCCCTCATTCTGATCGGCCCGGATGGCAAGGAAGTGTTCCGTTACATCGGCAAGAGCAACAAGGACCGCTTCACCTTTGAGCAGCTGGCAGAAAAGGTTGCGGAACTGAGCAAACGCTGA
- a CDS encoding metalloregulator ArsR/SmtB family transcription factor — MPSILKSLSLIADPTRVRILLLLKQEELSVAELQEVLALPQSNISAQLAKLKSAGLVTDRRSGKNRLYQLDEPSSKDKAAHEHFIALMEAAGGELKEAKKDESALKVVLRKRTRSAQAYFDTLAGKFGRHYIPGRSWKGLGETLLKLLPPLIIADLGAGEGTLSQLLAQRAEKVIAVDNSEKMVAYGADLASKHGFKNLEYRLGDIEEPPIDPGSVDLVFLSQALHHALNPERAIRAAHGILKPGGRIVILDLLKHQFEKARELYADVWLGFSEAELHEMLGKVGFKSVETSVVHRESQSPHFQTVLAMADRV, encoded by the coding sequence ATGCCTTCAATCCTCAAATCCCTCAGCCTCATTGCCGACCCGACGCGGGTGCGGATTTTGCTGTTGCTGAAACAGGAGGAGCTGAGTGTGGCGGAACTGCAGGAGGTGCTGGCGCTGCCGCAGTCCAATATTTCGGCGCAGCTCGCCAAGCTGAAGTCGGCGGGACTGGTTACGGACCGGCGCAGCGGCAAGAACCGTCTTTATCAGCTGGACGAGCCGAGCAGCAAGGACAAGGCGGCGCATGAGCATTTCATCGCCCTGATGGAGGCGGCAGGCGGGGAGCTGAAGGAGGCGAAGAAGGATGAGTCGGCCCTGAAGGTGGTGCTAAGGAAGCGCACGCGCTCAGCCCAGGCTTACTTTGACACCCTGGCAGGAAAATTTGGCCGCCATTACATCCCTGGCCGTTCCTGGAAGGGCCTGGGAGAGACATTATTAAAACTGTTGCCGCCGCTGATTATTGCGGATCTCGGGGCAGGGGAGGGCACGCTTTCTCAACTGCTGGCGCAAAGGGCGGAGAAGGTCATCGCGGTGGATAACAGCGAGAAGATGGTGGCCTATGGGGCAGATCTGGCCAGCAAACACGGCTTCAAAAACCTGGAGTATCGCCTCGGGGATATTGAGGAGCCGCCGATTGATCCGGGCTCGGTGGACCTGGTGTTTCTAAGCCAGGCGCTGCATCATGCGCTGAATCCTGAGCGGGCCATCCGCGCTGCCCATGGCATTTTGAAACCAGGCGGACGCATCGTGATCCTGGACCTGCTGAAGCATCAGTTTGAAAAAGCGCGGGAGCTTTATGCCGATGTCTGGCTGGGATTTTCCGAGGCGGAACTGCATGAGATGCTTGGCAAGGTGGGCTTCAAGTCGGTGGAGACGAGTGTGGTGCATCGTGAAAGCCAGAGCCCGCATTTCCAAACGGTCCTGGCGATGGCGGACAGGGTATAA